In Torulaspora delbrueckii CBS 1146 chromosome 1, complete genome, one genomic interval encodes:
- the TMA16 gene encoding Tma16p (similar to Saccharomyces cerevisiae TMA16 (YOR252W); ancestral locus Anc_8.695), translated as MPLSKSLSKIQKNFKSGGKKPMVHPRGRKFQQLNRGTLRENKIAAKKKAYNERRSNELARVKFIQDVINLDSFKDQKTFDHRESAVFIQQFISRDDPELEEFKKKRRDNRPPSNKQLILQQKRDSEMEEFKKGFLCPDLTDEKNVKFLRNWNQSFGMMSTLKMVRINTDGEQVVGGNAKPATDNKDVDMQ; from the coding sequence ATGCCGTTATCAAAGtctttatcaaagatacaaaaaaatttcaaatctgGTGGTAAGAAACCCATGGTACATCCAAGAGGCCGTAAATTCCAGCAGCTTAATAGAGGAACTTTGCGTGAGAATAAAATAGcggccaagaagaaagcttaCAATGAACGGAGGTCAAACGAGCTAGCGAGGGTCAAGTTTATCCAAGATGTGATCAATCTGGACTCATTCAAAGATCAGAAAACTTTCGACCATCGTGAATCTGCTGTGTTCATACAACAGTTCATCTCCCGTGATGATCCAGAGTTAGAggaattcaagaagaaaagaagagataaCAGGCCGCCTTCCAATAAACAGTTGATCTTACAGCAGAAGAGAGATTCGGAGATGGAAGAGTTTAAGAAAGGTTTCTTATGCCCTGATTTAACGGATGAGAAAAACGTCAAATTtctgagaaattggaatcaatcttttggCATGATGAGTACGCTTAAAATGGTTAGAATAAACACTGACGGTGAGCAGGTCGTTGGTGGGAATGCTAAGCCAGCTACCGACAATAAAGATGTGGACATGCAATAA
- the MRX4 gene encoding Mrx4p (similar to Saccharomyces cerevisiae YPL168W; ancestral locus Anc_8.696) gives MMLTIIKYRDLSRNYNHILLTVRHYANVRNKDLDWSSVFDPRTPRKKALNIFKKNLMGSIEGSYTPTKNSPEYKAILALKEDEKVSTRRLCELIMQHRIDEQRLWEVIKEAGNSHLANVIIPLRIEEQNTQQSRKKRKQLLKISPQNRDPIQKVLKKLQNGEVDAEASQKSSIFSSYESQDDRNTSRSQSENSRNIDVRCLEHYLQKAEQHESQRRKYAWEQAKKYNWEQNYQGPENLSAGQILFTASDDKRARKGLIGRLASLFSSPSVPDSQRSTDDESKELLVYELTTKTERIAPLSNDNSLFNINYKDLFGIINSSGSAPEEILSVINRFENKGWKLVGDLYDQSQSIVFQRQASSASPLKADKSFKRNTWLLTSIVVALIYGSYEFQSSIGRVKDHPRSSASS, from the coding sequence ATGATGCTGACTATTATCAAGTATAGAGATCTCTCACGCAATTATAATCATATCCTTTTAACAGTACGCCATTATGCTAATGTGAGAAATAAAGATTTAGATTGGTCTTCAGTGTTCGATCCCAGAACTCCCAGGAAGAAGGCCTTGAATATATTCAAAAAGAACCTAATGgggtcaattgaaggaagctACACCCCAACCAAAAACTCTCCGGAATACAAAGCAATTTTGGCCTTAAAAGAAGACGAAAAAGTGTCAACGAGAAGATTATGTGAGCTGATCATGCAGCACCGAATTGATGAGCAGAGGTTGTGGGAGGTTATTAAAGAGGCAGGTAACAGTCATTTGGCTAATGTAATAATACCTTTGaggattgaagaacaaaataCTCAGCAAAGTCGAAAGAAACGGAAACAGTTATTGAAAATCAGTCCTCAAAACAGAGATCCTATACAAAAAGTACTgaaaaagcttcaaaatggAGAAGTTGACGCAGAAGCTTCACAGAAATCTtcgattttttcaagttaCGAGAGCCAAGACGATAGAAATACATCACGATCACAGTCTGAAAACTCACGAAATATTGACGTTAGATGCCTCGAGCATTACCTACAGAAAGCTGAACAACATGAATCACAACGAAGAAAATATGCTTGGGAACAAGCTAAAAAATACAATTGGGAGCAAAACTATCAAGGGCCAGAAAATCTCTCTGCAGGCCAAATACTGTTCACTGCCTCTGATGACAAGAGAGCAAGAAAGGGCCTTATTGGACGACTAGcatctctcttctcttcaccATCAGTTCCGGATTCTCAACGCTCaactgatgatgaatcaaaGGAATTGCTTGTCTACGAGTTGACGACAAAAACAGAACGAATTGCTCCACTTTCGAACGATAACAGTTTATTCAATATAAATTACAAAGATCTGTTTGGTATTATTAACAGTTCTGGCAGCGCTCCGGAAGAAATCCTTAGCGTCATAAATCGGTTCGAGAACAAGGGATGGAAACTAGTTGGTGATCTATACGACCAGTCTCAAAGCATTGTCTTCCAAAGACAAGCCTCCTCAGCCAGCCCTTTAAAGGCAgataaatctttcaaaaggaaCACTTGGTTATTGACCTCAATCGTTGTCGCACTTATCTATGGCTCATATGAATTCCAGTCAAGCATTGGGCGAGTCAAAGACCATCCACGCTCTTCAGCATCAAGTTGA
- the NAT5 gene encoding peptide alpha-N-acetyltransferase subunit NAT5 (similar to Saccharomyces cerevisiae NAT5 (YOR253W); ancestral locus Anc_8.697) — translation MPRDLTALDNVYENNLGTLVKLCNSVLPVQYPESFFQELFPKGKNAKKDTFFAQLGYYSEIAVGGVKAKLLPNKKGDVLPQGVYIEILVVLEHYRGKGIGGKLLSYVETECKKHFQHDIYVHVATDNESAINWYIKHGFVNEGNILKDYYKDTTGSPDCYVLKKHIP, via the coding sequence ATGCCTCGTGATTTGACTGCACTCGATAATGTCTATGAGAACAACCTGGGAACTTTAGTTAAACTATGCAATTCCGTTTTGCCCGTGCAATATCCTgaaagtttctttcaagagtTGTTCCCCAAGGGCAAGAATGCTAAAAAAGACACCTTCTTTGCTCAATTGGGTTACTACAGTGAGATTGCAGTTGGAGGAGTGAAGGCTAAACTTTTGCCCAACAAAAAGGGCGATGTTCTTCCTCAAGGCGTCTATATTGAGATTCTAGTAGTGTTAGAGCACTATAGAGGTAAAGGTATAGGTGGAAAACTTTTGAGTTACGTTGAAACTGAATGCAAGAAGCACTTCCAGCACGATATTTATGTTCACGTTGCAACTGACAATGAATCTGCCATCAATTGGTATATCAAGCATGGATTTGTAAATGAAGGTAATATCTTGAAGGATTATTACAAGGATACCACAGGATCTCCCGACTGCTATGTCCTGAAAAAGCATATTCCATGA
- the SEC63 gene encoding protein-transporting protein SEC63 (similar to Saccharomyces cerevisiae SEC63 (YOR254C); ancestral locus Anc_8.698), whose product MPQSYEYDEGSETWPFFVLTMLFVVLVPLSISQIYRLFLDRSNATEYGDPEQEKVQKILEEVNDEFVTEDVRVFRQAYEKSARSNIWSKRNIVLIVGWALVAFLIQRIRENDAIVASATGLFDPYALLGVSPSATDRDIKSAYRKLSVKFHPDKLSKDLGGEERARIEEMYVQISKAYEALTDEITKANYLTYGHPDGPQTVSHGIALPSFLVDRVASPVVILIYAVMLSIVLPYFVTKWWSRTNSFTKKGIHVKTASHFVDRLANFKPSEIVTVDLIVNWLSNAEEFKIIFPNLTAADFEELIHDHIDRTNNSRLKDPKVRFRIVSKCHSLLHGLLDLACGVRNTEIANATLETFKCIVQAVPHTPYRQILQLPNVNKEKFLEGSVDEIYTLGKLFTYEDKEIGKILGIDDEHKLKKTLTVASHIPHLKLIKADFLVPGEPQVTPSSTPHISVKFLVRSAKQKIIPPEKFPESMLEEPQDFEFQKDPFSILESQPPMPYSYAPFFPTKRRNALCCLVALQKDGKLIQTPVVIDKLSLQNLNKDFDKRQVKDLDENFKPEEWSIGTIKIPLGQPAPAETGDAFFRVIIKSTDYFTSDLDFTMTMQVRETPAQTEEKIIEYDEEDGTEDESSDDSDNDDDEEEDEDSDYTDIDTDTEVEEDAVDETK is encoded by the coding sequence ATGCCGCAAAGCTATGAGTACGACGAAGGTAGTGAAACGTGGCCGTTTTTCGTTTTGACCATGTTGTTTGTGGTATTGGTGCCTCTGTCAATTTCGCAGATCTATCGATTGTTTTTAGATCGATCCAACGCAACTGAATATGGCGATCCTGAGCAAGAGAAGGTGCAGAAGATCCTTGAGGAAGttaatgatgaatttgttACTGAGGATGTGAGAGTTTTCCGTCAGGCTTATGAAAAGAGTGCGAGATCGAACATTTGGAGTAAGAGGAACATAGTACTGATCGTCGGGTGGGCTCTAGTCGCATTTTTGATTCAGAGAATTCGAGAAAATGATGCCATTGTAGCTTCTGCAACTGGTCTTTTCGATCCCTACGCTTTGCTTGGAGTTTCACCAAGCGCTACTGACAGAGATATTAAATCAGCATATAGAAAGTTATCTGTCAAGTTCCACCCAGATAAGCTTTCGAAGGACCTGGGCGGTGAAGAGAGGGCTAGAATAGAAGAGATGTATGTCCAAATTTCTAAGGCCTATGAAGCTCTAACGGACGAGATTACAAAGGCAAATTATTTGACTTATGGTCATCCTGATGGACCGCAAACTGTGAGTCATGGTATTGCACTTCCAAGCTTTTTAGTGGATCGTGTTGCTTCTCCTGTGGTTATTCTTATCTACGCGGTGATGTTGAGTATTGTGTTGCCATACTTTGTCACCAAATGGTGGTCTAGGACTAATTCTTTTACCAAAAAGGGTATTCATGTGAAAACCGCCTCCCATTTTGTTGATAGATTAGCAAATTTTAAGCCATCAGAGATTGTCACAGTTGATCTAATTGTTAATTGGTTATCCAATGCTGAGGAGTTTAAGATTATCTTCCCAAATTTGACTGCCGCAGATTTTGAGGAGTTGATTCACGATCACATCGACCGCACTAATAACTCCAGATTAAAGGATCCAAAGGTAAGATTCAGAATTGTCAGTAAATGTCATTCATTGTTGCATGGTCTACTTGATCTGGCATGCGGTGTCAGAAATACCGAGATCGCAAATGCCACCTTagaaactttcaaatgtATTGTTCAAGCTGTGCCTCATACTCCCTATCGTCAAATTTTGCAACTGCCAAATGTAAACAAGgaaaaattcttggagGGGTCTGTTGATGAGATCTACACTTTGGGCAAACTGTTCACTTACGAAGATAAGGAGATCggaaaaattttgggaattgatgatgagcacaagttgaaaaagaCCTTAACGGTGGCTTCGCACATTCCtcatttgaaattgattaaaGCAGATTTCTTAGTTCCTGGTGAACCTCAAGTAACTCCATCATCAACTCCACACATCTCAGTGAAGTTTTTGGTTCGTTCTGCCAAGCAAAAAATTATACCACCAGAGAAATTCCCTGAATCCATGCTAGAGGAACcacaagattttgaatttcaaaaagatccaTTCAGCATCTTGGAATCTCAACCACCGATGCCTTACTCTTATGCTCCATTTTTTCCAACGAAAAGACGTAATGCACTATGCTGTCTTGTGGCTCTACAAAAAGACGGTAAATTGATACAAACGCCCGTCGTTATCGACaaactttctcttcaaaacttgaaCAAAGATTTTGACAAGAGACAAGTCAAGGATTTAGATGAGAATTTCAAACCTGAAGAATGGTCTATTGGGACAATAAAGATTCCATTGGGTCAGCCAGCTCCCGCTGAGACTGGTGACGCCTTTTTCAGAGTCATCATCAAATCGACAGATTATTTCACCTCTGACTTGGATTTCACGATGACCATGCAGGTTCGTGAGACACCTGCTCAGACGGAGgaaaaaatcattgaatatgatgaagaagatggaacTGAAGATGAGTCATCAGATGATTCAGacaacgatgatgatgaagaagaagatgaagatagTGATTACACTGATATCGACACAGATACCGAAGTGGAAGAGGACGCTGTCGATGAGACGAAATGA
- the MEX67 gene encoding Mex67p (similar to Saccharomyces cerevisiae MEX67 (YPL169C); ancestral locus Anc_8.699): protein MNGYHNVNSISALAQQQSQQNRVKVGVRNWQNGSVQDLMNFLSRNTRIAMTDANVEGPLVTGYVQNRTDADALMRWNGIRFAGQNLKIEILEDSNGGTSNTIMLLKNFLYRRYNAQAKMLDLGNLHADPDLVQKGLFSSISTQSKMFPALMKLASKEPQMVVESINLSDNNLKDVSGITTLAQSFPNLKNLCLANNQIARFRSLEVWKNKFKDLRELLMTNNPITNDKLYRSEMLRLFPKLVILDSVIVRDEQKLNVIYSLPMKLQQFFFETNDLGSSSTDFVANFLNFWDSDRTQLLPLYTPQSQFSLSVDSSMPPSSVADSDQNPSFGYYLSSSRNISKVSSEKSIQQRLSLGPETINNAFKSIPRTKHHIQDRPNEYSMQVISYPQVNGFIITLHGFFEETEKPEVDAYNKSNGPTRTRRFNHGHNTSNNRLSKKSFDRTWVIVPTGNGVVIASDLLAIRPFTSAAWVLESQQPVTNTSSISNSSGVNPAANTPPFASPVPGAIGTAGAPTAGALGTPVIQPNNPAMPLNGGAVPQIAPTLQLPPDVQSRLNPVQLELLNKLHLETKLNAEYTYILAEQSGWNYEVAIKGFQSSLNNLPREAFIQ from the coding sequence ATGAACGGGTATCATAACGTGAATAGTATCAGTGCTTTGGCTCAGCAGCAGTCGCAGCAAAATAGGGTCAAAGTTGGAGTGAGAAACTGGCAGAATGGGAGTGTGCAGGATCTCATGAACTTTTTGAGTCGTAATACTCGTATTGCAATGACTGATGCGAATGTTGAGGGACCATTAGTCACTGGTTATGTGCAAAATAGGACTGATGCAGATGCTTTAATGCGTTGGAATGGTATCAGGTTTGCAGGCCAAAATCTGAAGATAGAGATCTTAGAGGATAGTAATGGTGGAACTTCTAATACGATTatgcttttgaagaatttcttgTATAGAAGATACAACGCACAGGCTAAGATGTTAGATTTGGGGAATTTGCATGCAGACCCCGATTTGGTGCAGAAAGGtttgttttcttcaatatctaCACAATCCAAGATGTTCCCAgctttgatgaaattggccTCTAAGGAACCACAAATGGTTGTAGAGAGTATTAATCTGTCAGATAACAATTTAAAAGACGTCTCTGGTATCACTACTTTGGCACAAAGCTTCCcgaatctgaaaaatctatGCTTGGCCAACAATCAAATTGCAAGATTTAGAAGTTTAGAAGTTTGGAAGAATAAATTCAAGGACCTTAGAGAGTTACTTATGACTAATAACCCTATTACCAACGATAAGCTCTATCGTTCCGAAATGCTAAGACTTTTCCCCAAGCTTGTCATACTGGACAGTGTCATTGTTAGAGATGAACAAAAGCTGAATGTGATATATTCTCTGCCAATGAAACTTCAacagttcttcttcgagaCAAACGACTTAGGATCCTCATCCACAGATTTCGTTGCCAACTTCTTAAACTTTTGGGATTCTGACCGAACACAACTATTACCACTATACACTCCACAGTCACAGTTCTCCCTCTCGGTCGACTCTTCTATGCCCCCTTCGTCTGTGGCAGACTCGGATCAAAATCCATCTTTTGGCTACTATCTGTCGTCATCAAGGAACATTAGTAAAGTTTCGAGCGAGAAATCAATTCAACAACGGTTATCTCTGGGGCCTGAGACAATAAACAACGCTTTCAAGTCAATCCCACGGACGAAACATCACATACAGGATAGACCAAACGAATACTCCATGCAAGTTATTTCGTACCCGCAGGTTAATGGTTTCATAATAACACTGCATGGCTTCTTCGAAGAGACTGAGAAACCCGAAGTCGATGCATATAACAAGTCAAATGGACCCACAAGGACAAGACGGTTCAATCATGGTCATAATACTTCAAACAATAGACTATCAAAAAAATCCTTTGACAGAACCTGGGTGATAGTTCCCACCGGAAACGGTGTGGTAATAGCCTCAGATTTACTGGCAATCAGACCGTTCACAAGCGCTGCATGGGTTTTGGAATCTCAGCAACCAGTCACGAATACTTCATCTATATCAAACTCATCTGGTGTGAATCCTGCCGCAAATACTCCACCATTTGCATCGCCTGTACCTGGGGCTATCGGCACTGCAGGCGCGCCAACTGCTGGTGCACTTGGAACTCCTGTTATACAACCTAATAATCCAGCAATGCCACTGAACGGTGGAGCCGTACCTCAGATTGCTCCCACATTGCAACTTCCGCCAGATGTTCAATCCCGTCTGAACCCTGTTCAACTTGAACTATTAAACAAGCTGCATTTAGAGACAAAATTAAATGCTGAGTATACATACATTTTGGCAGAACAAAGTGGATGGAATTATGAAGTGGCCATTAAAGGTTTTCAGAGTAGTCTCAACAATTTGCCCAGAGAAGCTTTCATTCAATGA
- the OSW1 gene encoding Osw1p (similar to Saccharomyces cerevisiae OSW1 (YOR255W); ancestral locus Anc_8.700): MRAPPPPRRSKSRFLAHCVVQLRQLISCYRLRKRWHLHKLHKIHRTGGAAVSPISGIHAEDMMNMPTALQPRNSRKKPLLIAEFPKGCSRSPRVRVLQRNRLSKLMISKRKYKLKSFDVDGARKLTVQEAVTHQCANTVGSIKKMTSRNADVRVIYHETNVIKCSKLDFSTINPQSPELFEFAPNRSIRIKDYPSLKRNAAAGLQVMKNKTQELSEDTAQNYASKFERLTLNNHRHNSSGKIIKVSEFPEAPLISYSRLVPTVVAENTSSRFYKLNQKV; this comes from the coding sequence aTGAGGGCACCACCTCCACCGAGAAGGTCAAAGTCAAGATTTTTAGCACATTGCGTTGTTCAGTTACGACAATTAATTAGCTGCTACAGATTGCGAAAACGGTGGCATTTGCATAAGCTGCACAAGATTCACAGGACAGGAGGAGCTGCCGTCAGTCCGATTTCCGGTATTCATGCCGAAGATATGATGAATATGCCAACCGCTTTACAGCCAAGAAATAGCAGGAAGAAACCATTGCTCATCGCTGAATTCCCAAAAGGTTGCTCCAGGTCACCAAGAGTGCGTGTTTTGCAAAGGAACAGATTatcaaaattgatgataagCAAGAGAAAATATAAATTGAAGTCCTTTGATGTCGATGGCGCACGTAAACTGACCGTTCAAGAGGCTGTAACTCACCAATGTGCTAATACTGTCGGATCCATTAAAAAGATGACATCGAGAAATGCAGATGTCAGAGTAATTTATCATGAGACGAATGTTATTAAATGTTCGAAACTAGATTTCTCAACCATTAATCCTCAATCGCCAGAATTGTTTGAATTTGCACCGAACAGATCAATACGAATTAAAGATTATCCATCGCTTAAAAGAAATGCTGCAGCAGGTCTGCAagtaatgaaaaataaaacTCAAGAATTAAGTGAAGACACGGCTCAAAATTatgcttcaaaatttgagcGTCTCACTCTAAACAATCACAGACATAATTCTTCGGGAAAAATTATCAAAGTGAGCGAATTCCCTGAGGCTCCACTTATATCTTACTCAAGATTGGTGCCAACTGTAGTTGCTGAAAACACCAGTTCAAGGTTTTATAAGCTAAATCAAAAGGTATGA
- the DAP1 gene encoding Dap1p (similar to Saccharomyces cerevisiae DAP1 (YPL170W); ancestral locus Anc_8.701), protein MSFIKNLLFGGYKTSEDPTGLSTDANANTDSTNKVAEPVVEGKFYPRTLYKFNGHDDEKIFLAVKGKVYDCTNGRQFYGPSGPYSNFAGHDASRGLALNSFDLDTVRDWDRPIDDLRDLKPDQLEILDGWAEHFAKKYPCIGTLLPEPGVNDKVQDSE, encoded by the coding sequence ATGTCTTTTATCAAGAATCTCCTATTCGGTGGCTACAAAACTTCAGAAGATCCTACAGGTCTGTCCACAGATGCCAATGCCAACACTGACTCTACAAATAAAGTAGCTGAACCTGTTGTAGAAGGGAAATTTTACCCCCGTACTTTATACAAGTTTAATGGTCATGACGATGAAAAGATATTTCTAGCAGTAAAGGGTAAAGTGTATGATTGTACCAATGGAAGACAGTTTTACGGTCCAAGTGGTCCAtattcaaattttgcaGGTCATGATGCTTCCAGAGGGCTCGCCTTGAACTCTTTCGATCTCGATACCGTGAGAGATTGGGATAGACCTATCGATGATTTAAGAGACTTGAAGCCCGACCAGCTAGAAATTCTGGACGGGTGGGCAGAACATTTCGCAAAGAAATATCCTTGTATAGGGACTTTGTTACCTGAACCAGGTGTCAATGACAAAGTGCAAGATTCTGAATAA
- the TDEL0A06470 gene encoding uncharacterized protein (similar to Saccharomyces cerevisiae TRE2 (YOR256C) and TRE1 (YPL176C); ancestral locus Anc_8.702), with protein sequence MRILGTRSGYDRVPNIEAGIPSEGEAEDLPPEPPEYVDDSNEGEPNEHRSSMESMIIEDVQDNERLVSKFRRFRDQFSDNVVEPMREKIVDPMAQLLGMASDKVDHYLNKIGNPLILRRFFYIFAMSAITYMVLTSGFIPGERTSAYKGMFSDHGVLLQYAKSSIDLSKFERDWEYLSSMPHMSGTKGDSAIRHFIEESMNNNRLRLVKENEYLAYSNYPQEMYLKAFKNDQEVDIELTPENFNPLAATGKLKKVSLIYANMGITEDLQRLKDQDVLVGDYILLVHYGKLVSEQVLAAQKYGAQGLIFITSPFEENKDVIQQRSVGMPQYWSGDAIDPGLNEVYAPQVDTELEQSKSVPTILTIPLSWNQGSKLLSLLSEDGVKFEDNASGKPGDVLIDMYVEMAVRSKHPVYDILGKIEGREQNDKAIVIAASRTSTNNGATYPAFGTTMLLSLLQMFQELKYKYDWKPLRNIYFISFGGAEFNYVGSAELVKQRLDKLKDEVYSVLDISQLGIDPNEKKINVQAHPLLHQFFGSELENMGFDVSLEHVKQYGDWTPFMANGIPVSVLSTPKVLNFQPPIGTSQDLFGNVDTLLEDSGKREDLSDVLLFAFQSALKLADKPFIPYDVSGYIQYINELLEAVEKKWTGKLNFQGVIESLLTWRNIGEEWSAWHKGWQNIVFSREEGMEPSLISVHRWTWNKKLSNIGRRQCYPDGLANRPYYKNVILGPTIWTQSDGDDSWSFPGVRDAVNDGDWQRAQEELDLVAKALEYSATIFLEETTDVGN encoded by the coding sequence ATGAGAATACTTGGAACCAGAAGTGGTTACGATCGGGTGCCGAATATTGAGGCTGGTATTCCATCAGAAGGTGAAGCTGAAGACTTGCCACCGGAACCACCTGAATACGTTGATGATTCGAATGAAGGGGAGCCAAATGAGCACAGAAGCTCTATGGAGTCCATGATTATAGAGGATGTTCAAGATAATGAACGTTTAGTAAGCAAGTTTCGCCGTTTCAGGGACCAATTCAGCGACAATGTGGTTGAACCCATGAGAGAAAAAATAGTAGATCCTATGGCCCAATTGCTGGGTATGGCATCAGATAAGGTTGACCACTACCTGAACAAGATAGGAAACCCGTTGATCCTGAGGCGATTTTTTTACATATTTGCGATGTCTGCCATCACTTATATGGTACTCACCAGTGGCTTCATACCTGGGGAGAGAACTTCTGCTTATAAAGGAATGTTTTCTGATCATGGTGTGTTATTGCAATATGCCAAATCGTCGATTGATCTCTCCAAATTCGAACGTGATTGGGAATACTTGAGTAGTATGCCTCACATGTCTGGAACCAAAGGCGACTCTGCAATCAGACACTTTATAGAAGAATCAATGAACAACAATAGGCTGCGGCTGGTGAAAGAGAATGAGTATTTAGCGTACTCAAACTACCCGCAGGAGATGTATTTGAAAGCCTTCAAGAACGATCAGGAGGTAGATATAGAACTTACACCTGAAAACTTTAATCCGTTAGCGGCTACTGGGAAACTGAAAAAAGTGTCTTTAATATATGCAAATATGGGTATTACTGAGGATCTACAACGATTGAAGGATCAGGATGTACTAGTCGGTGATTACATTTTACTGGTTCATTATGGGAAACTCGTTAGTGAGCAGGTACTTGCAGCACAGAAATATGGTGCACAGGGTCTTATTTTCATAACGAGCCCCTTCGAGGAAAACAAAGACGTAATACAGCAGAGGAGTGTTGGCATGCCGCAATACTGGTCAGGAGATGCCATTGATCCCGGTTTAAACGAAGTATATGCCCCTCAAGTCGACACTGAACTTGAGCAGTCAAAGAGCGTACCTACAATTTTGACAATTCCACTATCTTGGAATCAAGGCTCAAAACTCCTCTCCTTACTCTCTGAAGATGGTGTAAAATTCGAAGATAACGCCAGTGGAAAGCCGGGGGATGTACTAATTGACATGTACGTCGAAATGGCCGTTAGAAGTAAACACCCTGTATATGATATCCTGGGTAAGATAGAGGGAAGGGAGCAGAATGACAAGGCTATAGTCATTGCTGCATCTAGAACGAGCACCAACAATGGAGCTACGTATCCTGCTTTCGGTACTACCATGCTTCTCTCTTTACTTCAGATGTTTCAAGAGCTAAAATACAAATATGATTGGAAACCTTTAAGAAATATTTATTTCATTTCATTTGGGGGAGCAGAGTTCAATTACGTGGGATCCGCTGAACTGGTGAAGCAGAGATTAGATAAACTGAAGGACGAAGTCTATTCCGTACTGGATATAAGTCAGTTAGGTATTGACCCgaatgagaagaaaatcaatgTTCAAGCTCATCCACTTTTACACCAGTTCTTTGGCAGCGAGCTTGAGAACATGGGCTTTGATGTTTCTTTGGAGCACGTTAAGCAATACGGGGACTGGACCCCATTCATGGCTAACGGTATTCCCGTTTCGGTGTTGTCCACCCCAAAGGTATTGAATTTTCAACCGCCAATTGGAACTTCGCAGGATTTATTCGGCAATGTTGATACATTGCTAGAGGACTCAGGCAAACGTGAAGATCTGTCTGACGTATTGTTATTTGCCTTCCAATCCGCTTTGAAACTTGCAGATAAACCTTTTATCCCATATGATGTCAGTGGATACATACAATACATCAACGAACTCTTGGAAGCGGTAGAGAAAAAATGGACTGGTAAATTAAATTTTCAAGGCGTTATAGAATCTCTCTTGACCTGGAGGAATATCGGCGAAGAATGGTCCGCTTGGCATAAGGGCTGGCAAAACATTGTATTCTCCCGCGAAGAAGGAATGGAaccttctttgatctcagTGCACAGATGGACCTGGAACAAAAAACTATCAAACATCGGAAGAAGACAATGTTATCCCGACGGCCTAGCAAATAGGCCCTACTATAAAAACGTTATACTTGGTCCTACAATTTGGACTCAAAGTGACGGTGACGACTCGTGGAGTTTTCCAGGTGTTAGAGATGCAGTAAATGACGGAGACTGGCAGCGAGCtcaagaagagcttgatTTGGTCGCCAAGGCACTCGAATACTCGGCAACTATATTTCTCGAAGAGACTACAGATGTAGGAAACTGA